The sequence below is a genomic window from Pleuronectes platessa chromosome 13, fPlePla1.1, whole genome shotgun sequence.
ATCAGCCTTTTAACACAGGGGTAGTGCCTCAGTCGATTTGATCACAGAACAGTGGTTGAGAAAAGTATTGAGTTCTGGTAACTGGAAAAGTTGCACAggtttttctcaaagatttttTTCTCAGATCTGGAGATAGTTCTTTATGAATTCAACATTTCCGCCTCAAAGCGTGATCTAGCATATGTAGCTACAGGGGTTTGACAGAACTGGTTATTTACAGTGAGAATCATTTCTTCATTCAATAAAAAGATACGACAGTCAGATCTTAATGTATAAAGCTGCGCTGtacaggaggaggagtaaaTATGATTAAAGGGATTAGCTTTTAAATTAACCGACAATCACATTAACCAACAATCACATTAAGAAATGGTAGATACTGTATGCTATGTGTTTTAATGGAAGTTGATAGTTTTGGGATGGCAGCAAACATCGCGATGATGAGAACTTCAAAAGGTTGAAGGAATGATGCACTGGAGGTAATGTTGACCTAGAATCCTTATCTGTGAATCTCATAAAATCCCATAATATGGTCTGTAACATGTATAGAGGAATATGAATGGAACATTCTATTAGAAATTCATGTTAACACTATAATCAGAATCATTTCTTATCTAGAATAAGGTCAACTGTCAGATTATTGGTATCCATGTAAACTGAGCTTTTATGTCTGTCCAGAataggagtgtaatgatcccaCAGAGCCATGGTTCGGCTCTAACCtcgcttttttcttttatttcctgtattttttGGGAGGTTGGTTGGAGATTCTGAGATCTTTGgctaataattatattatattattatcaattTAGTACGACTCAATTACATCATTATATTCGGGTATAACAGGAGAGGGATGAAGATTTCGGACCTGAGAAGATATATAATTAGAAAGAAACGAATGAAAACTATTATTTCTGTCACATGTACTTTGTGAGTAGGTGTGGATGTGAAACCTCACATTCATGTCACATTGGCAGCAGATTGACGGCTACAACTTGGTCCCATTTACATCACCTGACAGCTAAAGATGGTTTGTGATCGTAGGGTTGGTGTTGTCAGggtaaaaaaatgtgctttgacAGTATGGCAGTATTTAATTACCTTTAACGAGACACTATGGATGATGTGAGGCTTCAGACATCTgctgccttcaaaataaaagcagcatgGGTAATAGGATCACTGTTGTGTCCTGTCAGTTTGTCTAGAGTCTGGAGTCTGGTGCTCCTCCATCATTTGAAGCCACTGTCTAAGCAGCTTACACTTAAAATCCACTCAACTCTAtagaaatgaagccagaatatTGTGGAAACAAACGCTACCATGCAGCGCAGATGATGTGATTTAGAGTCTCTGCAGTAGCGATGAGGGGATCGCTACTGCTATTTTCTGCTATCTTGTTTTCCATATACTAACTCTCATGTCCTTGTCGTAAATTCAGCTAATGGACCTTTCTAGCATGGTCATATACCATGATGGCATGCTACCATCTTAAGTTACTTGATTCTGAAGTTCTTAGGGTTTGTAAGTGCTATTTCATATGTTTGGGTTATTATtctccagtgttaattttggcagctatttttgatttagtcttagtcttagtcttttgacgaaaatgcatattagttttagtcacctttattcatttttatccttcttagttttagtctagttttagtcgacgaaaacaaattacattttagtctagttttagtcgacgaaaacgaattacattttagtctagttttagtcacatttaattgccacattaaactccttttcttcccttctcaggcccagggaccctgtgttttgtctaaaactgcataatagtctagcttgcagtacttaggttgtccattagatatccctaccaacacagcaacctttactttcaaaagagtaattttgacccctcttcccccaaataaaatttgtctggagacgcaaaacatgtttgataacaaagctaataaagtttaatataaagttatactatactaaactatagtttgttgcatttacgaaattatagaacgacaataaagaaaactcttgacattttattgctatttgtacctcttacaacaaaggaaaacacagaacacttatgaagagaagaaaatacacaggcaagtgtaagcctactttgaaataaattaaacacagaactttttagggttatttgaataagaagtaccctattttgaaataaataaaaacatatagctgcagcctaatagcttaaaaatatatatttagttttaaatgtgaaaacaaaaagtgagagcaggttagactggaggcggacacagaaactgaagctcggtacaaaccacctgcagcttctgctctgatcaagaagctgctgcgctgatctctgagcagctgagaccagagaaactctgtgttttcactgttgccatagttaagaagcagccggttcacgtgaacgagctcagatcttgtgtctctgtacgagtgagcggggcggggggcggagcctcgggaccggtgcgctatctggggcccaaacacacacacacacacacacacacacacactcacacacacacacacacacacacacacacacacacacacacacacacacacacacacacacacacacacacacacacacacacacagacactcactcgcccgctcctgatacttcatgacggcctgatacgatgatgtttaaataaattattgtgacttagtcaaccaccaacattttcgtctcgtctcgtcttgtcaacgaaagttaaaacagatttagtcatagtttttattttcaaagatcccttttcgttacgtcttcgtctcgtcttcgtcatggaaaaaagatcgttaacgaatatttttcgtcatcgttttcgtgaacgaaattaacactgttaCTCTCCCTCCTcggaatgatctttgacctgtGGGATAATATCTGACCTGCTAAGGGAGGGGCAAAGATCTAGCGGGTGACTTTAACTAAAGTTACTAAAAACATGTTCAGATTTAGGCATAGACCCTATGTGCTACGTCATTTTAGCTATAGTACTGTTGGCCACACCTCCTCTTTAAAAGGACTTGCCTTGCAGAGGCgagccagattttcactatttggCCTCTGTGATTTCTCCGGGCATTCCATGGTGCCCGTCTGACCTGTAATACTCTtatgtaataaatattatacttgtaagtactgggtcctctGAGAATTCATTCAACACCGACCTCGACAAGACTCTGCTGCCTGAAAGATGCAACATCCTTTCAGAACTCAGCCACTCCCCCTTTCCACGGATTCCAATGATTGGCCGGCCCCACCCCCAGACCCATCTGCTTTCCATCAGTCAATCTTTCCTGTTTTCTGTGCCAGATCGTCAAGTCTGTATTCCTAGCTATCCAGCGTCATGTCTTGTTTCTCTGCTCTGCCATCTTGGACCCTGGATTCCCTTTTTGCGTGCTCCCTATTGGATTTGTTTGCCCTTGTTGACTGTCTGCCTGGTTGTGACCGCTGCTCGTCCATTACACCTGATCTCTGGCTACTCCTAAACTGCTCAAGGGTCACGCTATTGGGTTGTTGTTTGCCATTTTGCGCACCCTGACATCAAGAGTCAGTCAATAATAATGTTTCATCCCATTTTATTGCCTCGAAGTGGCCGGAGGCATTGTGTTTTTGGCTTGTCTGTGTTTACATCAAtacatacatactgtatatacaccTTGAGTGATCATATTTAGCCTAAATGATTGATTACATTTAgttagtttcttttttaaattctgtctatacatttttattttgttcacatCTATATTTTAGAAAGTGCATTGTTGCATTTCCGTCCGTCCACATCTGAATTTTTAACAAATGCAACATAGAACAAAGGCAttaccaaacaggaagtggcatTTTTTGGAGCATTATTCTGATAAAGATGCAGCTTGTCTTATTTGTGACATTGAGGTagtaaataaagattttaagcattttttttacgtaggcaaaaacaaaaaaattatattgaCTAGGAAAATGTTGCACCATAGTTATTTTCAGTCACTGTATTTACAGATAAAATGTCTCTTTGACTGATGACTGATGTTTAAACCTTACGGAGACAGGGTAATTAATGAAGAAGGATGGTGAGCAACTTGATGGTAGTTATATGTGAAAACAGTTCTTTAACGCTGAAGAACTTCAGAACGTGGGTGCAACAAAGTGTTTTGGCTTGGTTTCACCTTGTGAGtcaattaaagtgtgtgtgtgtgtgtctgtatagtCACAGCATTGTTCAATGATGGACGAGGAAGGGCAAACCACACATGAGTTATAACTCAAAAAGGGACCTGTTCAATTGATAAATCTGAATTATTTGGCCTTTCATGGAAAAAACTTCTGTGTTCATCATCCGATTAACTTTCATCTAACAGCttgcctcacaaacagcttAGAATTCAAACAGAATGCAATTTGTCAACGATCAAGGACACTGAGTGTGATTTATCAAGACACACTTTCAATCTTGATAACGCAACATCTAGAGAAATGTTTCTTCAAATCTGGTACAAACGTTCAATTGGACTTGGATTTACTGATTAGACTTCAATGGTCAAATTTCACAGTGACCTCAAATGAATAGAGAGAAAAATATATGTGGTCGGAAACTGCACTTGTCTGTGAAGGCATTAACTACAGTTGGTAAATGGAGCGATGCTTGTGAGGTATAGTTCAGGCAGCCacctcgagctgcgctgctccaatcatgtgacatacatcatgtgacatgccTCATGTGACATGCCTCATCTGACATGTCTCACTCTCCACAATTATCTATAGTACACATCCATCCTAATAGTCGTTCTATGTAAGATGAGAACATTTCTCTCTTTGCTTGCCCCCGCTGCCGCGTCAGCATTGCTGCCAGTTGCGTCATCCCCTCCACCTCCCCGGCATTCACCTATAGGTAATATacatttgctcatcactcccatcatgtCTGTGTACTCATATCTGGGGGAGTGAtgaagttggagcctagacgctaACACTAACATTTTCTACTGTTGTAATACACATTTGaatgtgagttgtctgactgaactctagTTATGAtatcaaattatttattattgaagACATGAAcatgcatcagtgtgataagaacaacctTTTTGATCCTTCATGGGAAATGTACACACTACAATGTAGGGGATAATCTTATGCACTGAGGAATTGGACCCTCACATATTGTAATTAATGTTTAAGGGTGTAgcaaaatgtcaatcaaatcCCACACAATCCTGAGAAGAGAGAAAGCATAAACACCTGAGTGGGTGTACTGTAGTATGAATGCTTTTGCTGCATCACAGCTTATGATATTATCTGTACAAGTTGTTTGAGGCATCCACATAATCAAGATTTGATCATAAACGGCTCAACATTGTAGAATGTATTCCAAATGCTGACTGTGAATTATCCTTATAAAACCCcaataaacaggaaaaaaaggggaaatgcaCCACAGGGGCAAATTCGTTGCGAACTGCTTTCCATTATGCGTGTAATTTATGTTATGAAGATGGAGATTTCCTACAGATCTTACAGATATCAAGTCAGTGTTCATTGCAGTGTTAAAGCTCAGAGGTGAGCTCTTAATCATAAAACCTGTCACGGACTGGAAAGTGTGTTCGAGACAAGAGACAATTTACTTGCTGTTTAATGTGGCAATTCTAATATCCACAGATTTGCAATTTTATAAATTGGaaaaatcattttattattattattattatttttttgaatttacattttttatttgtacttttttctCAACACATTAACTGTGATTATGCCTGCAATTGAAATGTGATGTATTCTACGCTGCTCTTCTAATTTACTTTATCATGAAATGTATgtttaccaaaaaaaagaattaaaaaaaacaaacaaaaacggCTCAAGATGCCAACTTTTGACTCAGCCTTCTAGTCACAGgcttatttatttgatttaaaacaaaatgggTTGGAATAAGGGCTGACTTGTTTTCAGTGGTTGCTGAAAGAAAAATGGATGCACCTGCATGTACCTGCACCGCACCACTGGGAAGGATCAAATCACATAAATCAAATTCTGATCACAGCTTGCTCTGCTTTCATCATAATGGTCTAGGCAAGGACTGAATACTAGCCTTTTTTCTACATTCCGCCCACAGGTATAAGAAAAACTGACAAAGTAAATCATGGTCCACCttcattatcacacacacacactcacactcacacacatatatacacacagatacacacacacaaacactcatcaaTAAATACGTTTATATGTAACTCCCTAATATGTGTatatccctctccctcttcctctgcatGTCGCCATATATTTGTATCAAcctatacataaatacatacatgtgaatatatagagacagagggagagatgtgTATAAGTATAGCtctttatatattaatatatacatacatatgggTATATTCatgtggaggtggagggagagagagagcgccagGCAGACTGAAAGTTTTCCTCCTCCGTCCCTGTACTGTGCGGCTCATTCACGCAGCGGATGTTGAGACACGCGGGTGGAAGCGCACTTCTCTCTGAGGATGTGATGATGGTGTGATCTGTTCTCCGCCTCAGTCCACGGACCCCGGTGTTTttggttttctctctctctttctgtgtgtgtgtgagtaaccATGAGCGCTGACTGCAGCAGTTACCACAGCACTGACGGTGCGTTCGTGGACAGCTTCTCTTGCCCCAAACCTGGAAACGCCGCTGCCGCTGCCTTCTGCTGCGGCTTCAATGATGTTAAATACTGCTGCGATGATCCCAACAGTTTCTTCCCTTATGAGTACGGATACATGTGGTGGCTGAGGTAAGAGACATTTACTTTGGACAACAAAGTGTCTCGTTTCCTCTTTAATTGATCTCATTgttattcttttttgttttactcatTTTGTCACTTAATGGGAGATGCTGCAGTGGTAACTCATTCTCCTTTGATCAGTTTAAGTTTAAGAATTTCCTAAAACTGCCGCTGTTTCTTTACTGTTTGTCTGCTTGGCTTTGGAAATTTTAAAACCTTCCTCAAGCCCTGACTCACAGATATTCCCTTGAGATCCAGCACTTACCTCCACTACTCCAGTCTTAAGTGCTGATGTAAATCCcctaatttagttttttgtctgtgtatacttgtgtgtgcatgtgtgaagagGTAAACATCTGACTAGATTTGATCTTTGGtctttttgtattcttttatttatcaagaaaacaatttaaacctctcttctcttctcttctcttctcttctcttctcttctcttctcctctcttctcagtATCGGAGCACTGGTTGGTCTGTCCATTGCAGCGGTGGTCCTCCTTGCCTTTCTGATCacggtgtgtgtcctctgctaCCTCTTCATCGCCTCCAAACCCAGTCGTCTTGACAACGGCCTACCCCTCAGGGTACCAGGTTAGTGTGAGTCTTGACTGTCTTAAGGTCACAATTAAAGATGGACGAGGACCTCCGGAAAGTCCTGAGTAAAGATAAATCTTTGCAACTAGCAGCATTTTCACGATTTAAataccattttttatttttgtcgttcAGGATGTAAGTGATTTCACAACTTTGAATTTTGTGCAATCGTCCGTTTGCTTTCCAAAGGAGATGCCAGCGAGGGGTCCAGCCATTCGAGGGCGACCCGTGCCTCTGGTCCGCAGGGATTCAGGAAACACTTCACCAGGAAGCTGGACTGTGACAACCAGCCGCCGGACCCTGAGCGCCTGTTTCAGAGATGCTTCACAGCCACCGTCACCAGTGTGAAGGTGGAGAGTCCATCGTAGGTTCAGCTAGAGTCACTTGTTTCAAAATAATGGGACCAGCAGGCCAGAGGTCAAGAGAGCCAGTTAATGTGGAAGCACATTTTGCTGCCAGGGAAGGACTGTGACCCTGGGTGATTGTGGCGCTTGAGTGGAGAAAATATTATCTTAAACTATAAAAATAACCACTATCGATTGCTGAGAACAACACAATCACACGCTAGGAAGGCCCTGAACTCTCATGCCTCGGGTCATCACTATCACGCATTGAATTTCTATCCTTCTCGTGGCCAAGGTGTTTCAGCACAACTGTCCGCTTATGAACGGAAAACAGTCATCCTGCATCTTCTTGGAGGAGAATGAATATAATTGGCTTCTTTAAAGCCAAAGATGGACTTGTGCAATGATAAAAGCACATGCAAAGGCAACAAATGTGGAGGGGTGAGAGTTGTGCTCCGGCTTGCATTCAGGATGGACGGCTCCACGTGCGTCCGGGGAAGATGCGGGGGATAAACAAAGAACAAGAACTGAGCCTGGACAACAACACCCTCTTTTGTTGCATACATTCTGCTCACAGGGACCCAGGGATTTGTGAAGAGGATcaacagtgtgatgagaacCTCCTCACCGAaattattcatgtgtgtgttcatctgacAGGGGATAACTTTTAAATCTCCATGTAATAAGTGCTGGCGGAGGCTGGGGTGAATGATCGGGCATATCTGACTCTGACACTGGATGATGATTGTGCCGGAGAACTACTAGGCTTAAAGGCTTCATCTAAATAGAGCACAGCCTTAATTAATGTGATTTCATGTCAAAATGGTTGCAGTGAAAAGGGTCTATTGTTGCTGAACAAAAGTTACTGAGTTAACAAGTTTGCTGTCTGAACCATGGACTGTTGTGACACACTGTATATCAAGATGATCGCTGTGAATCCACTTccccccactatccagaaattaagcttGAAAACCCttggatacaaacgctgccatcttgcacatttggagccagagtctgtgcagtagtgatcgggggatggagccgtGGCAGCAAAGGACAAgttcgaccaatcatgagtcagtcatCAGGTTTCGGGGTGCTTTGGCTCCACCTTTGGGGAACTGGTCTAACCCGGGAGAGCTTTATTAAAGCTTTTGAGAACAAAATGCCAGAACTAGGAATATATAAAGCAGCTACAGGAGCCATTGTAACTAAAGAGTGAGTTAACAGTGACCTCACCACCAATTGTGGCTCACAATTGGTCTTATGGGGCCACTGTGGCTGCGTCTCATTACATTCCGTTCATCAAGGTTACAGAACAAGGAACCCAAACTGTTTTTGTAATAGTTAAATTTGCAGTCTTGGAAGACACGGAAAATGTCCGTACGGTTAAAAGCCCAACATCTAAGACGTGTGTGACACTGTGGTCCAGCGTACtgaaaagacattttaacaGTGTTCCTGTACTTCCTTGAAAAAACAACCATCACAAACCAGCTTCTGCATTGCTGCTGCAGAATTGATAGCACAATGCATAGTAACGCATAAACATTCTGGTGgatatttttcatctttatatCAAAACAATAAGTGTCAGAAATGTCAGTATAATATTACATAACGTATAGAGAAAAACAATGAGACAGCTGCGTTTCGGTGTCCCCACGAACACTCTGTGATCTGTATCTACTGAAGAACTTGCGATGGAATTTCACTTGTGCATCTGTATAAAAGGAAAATTTactg
It includes:
- the LOC128455123 gene encoding protein shisa-like-2A, which gives rise to MSADCSSYHSTDGAFVDSFSCPKPGNAAAAAFCCGFNDVKYCCDDPNSFFPYEYGYMWWLSIGALVGLSIAAVVLLAFLITVCVLCYLFIASKPSRLDNGLPLRVPGDASEGSSHSRATRASGPQGFRKHFTRKLDCDNQPPDPERLFQRCFTATVTSVKVESPS